One stretch of Cheilinus undulatus linkage group 5, ASM1832078v1, whole genome shotgun sequence DNA includes these proteins:
- the LOC121510354 gene encoding putative defense protein 3 isoform X2, translated as MTVRGPDYRGVLLEARMFGSTNALGSWQLPPPDTKFLQCAGNPAGAVTHSNTNPKGNTTVYSWIPPNSAGPIYFVATVAQQRAVYWIGVRSMTLMRGKPERVNLSITDASTRMAEENPLLVHISCFLMFHLLALK; from the exons A TGACAGTCAGAGGACCAGACTACAGAGGAGTCCTTCTGGAGGCTCGGATGTTCGGCAGCACTAATGCTCTGGGAAGCTGGCAGCTGCCTCCACCAGACACAAAGTTTCTCCAG TGTGCAGGAAACCCAGCTGGTGCTGTGACTCATTCCAACACCAACCCGAAGGGCAACACCACAGTATACAGCTGGATACCACCCAACTCTGCAGGCCCTATCTACTTTGT GGCCACAGTGGCTCAGCAGAGAGCCGTCTATTGGATCGGTGTGAGGTCTATGACTCTGATGAGAG gaAAACCAGAGAGAGTCAATCTGTCCATCACAGATGCCAGCACTCGAATGGCTGAAGAAAATCCTCTTCTTGTGCACATTTCATGTTTTCTGATGTTTCATCTGCTGGCGTTGAAATAA
- the LOC121510354 gene encoding putative defense protein 3 isoform X1 → MMPRHSGVQPQPLPVPYTIVTDSRTFEPGQPITVTVRGPDYRGVLLEARMFGSTNALGSWQLPPPDTKFLQCAGNPAGAVTHSNTNPKGNTTVYSWIPPNSAGPIYFVATVAQQRAVYWIGVRSMTLMRGKPERVNLSITDASTRMAEENPLLVHISCFLMFHLLALK, encoded by the exons ATGATGCCTCGCCACTCAGGGGTGCAGCCTCAGCCTCTTCCAGTCCCTTATACCATTGTCACAGACAGCAGGACGTTTGAGCCGGGACAGCCTATTACAG TGACAGTCAGAGGACCAGACTACAGAGGAGTCCTTCTGGAGGCTCGGATGTTCGGCAGCACTAATGCTCTGGGAAGCTGGCAGCTGCCTCCACCAGACACAAAGTTTCTCCAG TGTGCAGGAAACCCAGCTGGTGCTGTGACTCATTCCAACACCAACCCGAAGGGCAACACCACAGTATACAGCTGGATACCACCCAACTCTGCAGGCCCTATCTACTTTGT GGCCACAGTGGCTCAGCAGAGAGCCGTCTATTGGATCGGTGTGAGGTCTATGACTCTGATGAGAG gaAAACCAGAGAGAGTCAATCTGTCCATCACAGATGCCAGCACTCGAATGGCTGAAGAAAATCCTCTTCTTGTGCACATTTCATGTTTTCTGATGTTTCATCTGCTGGCGTTGAAATAA